A window of [Ruminococcus] lactaris ATCC 29176 genomic DNA:
CGATCTGATCGATAAAATACTGCTGCCGGTTCAGATTTGTGATATCCACCACATCAAAATCGATCAGATGCAGATGCCCTACTCCGATCCTTGCCAGTGCATATGCCACATTTGATCCAAGACCTCCCAAACCTGCGACTGCTACATGACCTTCTGATAAAAGCTTCTGCTTTTCCGGTGAATGACGCTCATTCAACGCTTCTATAATTTCTTCTTTTGTTAATATCATTTTTCAGCCTCCTCCAACAAATGTCACGATTTCCATACTGTCACCATCTTTCAGACGGGTCTCTGAGTATTTGTATTTTGGAAGAATCTCTCCATTTAACTCCACAGCGATCCGGTTCATCCGATAACCATTTTCTTCAAGATAATCCGCAACCGTCTGCTCTTCCTGACCTTTTACTTCTTTTCCATTTACTGTAATCATTTTCTCCTCCTTCTGCTCTTTCCTGCACCTCATCTTGTGCGTCCCGCTGAGTGTTCTTACATATCACGGAGACACTCATCCTGGTATAGGAAACAATCTACTGGATCTTTTGCCATATGCCCGACAACAAAAAAAGAAGTCCACAAAGAACTACACCCGCGGTGGTGTACCCCTTCATGAACTTCTGTCCACTCTAAATCAGTATCTCTATTTATTTTCAGCAAGATTTAGTATAAAAGACTTTCCTGAAAATGTCAATCTTTTACGTCCGGCTGTTTGTGTCAAGTAAACGTTGGCAACTTCCTCATTGTTTTTCTTGAATGATATTTTTGGTGCTAGAATCGGTTTACGTTTACCATTTAAGCTTTGATTAGTGCCATGCTCGGCACACATAAAAAAGCGGCACACTATTTTAGTGTACCTGCTCTTTCTAACTTTCCAAGTCTCTCTGCCTGCTCCAGAAGTTCCCCAATCCTGCGGTTATACGTTCCGATCTGCACCCCGGCATCGATCACTCTTCCACATCGTTCTATCATTTTCTCTGCACTTGCAAAGGTTTCATCCGAAATTTCCTCAAAAGCTTTTTCTGTGATCACTTCAACTGCAAGCTGCCTTGCCAGCTCGCAGTCAATATCATTTTCATACAAAATGCCGGCTGCAAAAGGAATCCTCTCTTTTCTCAGTTTCCTGTATACCGGGATTCCGCTGCCGCCTGAAGAAATGACCAGCACTTCCGGCTCTCCCTTTATTCCCGGCAGTTCAATACTTCCAAACCTGGGATCAAAGGACCCGTTCGTTATCCCATATAAGTCACGGATGATCTCTTCCTGAAATACCTCTTCCGGCTTTCCGAAATGGGAGATATTTTCTCCTTGCACGCATACGATCTTGTCTGATACTTTCTGTGCAAGGTCGATTTCATGCAAAGACATGATCACCGTCATTTTTTTCTCTCTTGCCATTTTTTCCAGGATTGCCAGAAGCTCCAGCTTATGCTTCACATCCAAAAAGGAAGTCGGCTCATCCAGGATCAGGATTTCCGGCTCCTGACAGATTGCCCTCGCCAGTAAAACTCTCTGCCGCTGTCCATCGCTGATCGCATTGAAATCCTGGTTGCCCAGTTCCTGTGCATGGACTGCCTCCATTGCTTCTTCTACCAGTTCTTCATCCCGCTTTGTCAGGATTCCAAGTCTGCCGGTATACGGATACCGCCCGGTTGCCACAATATCATGACAGTTCATCAGTTCTGTCTTGATCCGCTCGGTAAGAACCACAGCCATTTTGGAAGATAACTCTTTATACGACAGTTCCATCAGGGATGTATCATCAAAAAATACCGTTCCACCGATCAGCTTCAACTGTCTTGTAATACTTTTTAAAATCGTAGATTTTCCAGAGCCGTTTGGCCCGATCAGCGTCACAATCTCGCCTTTGTCTATCCCAATATTGATATCCCGGATCAACGGATTTCCATGATACCCGACTGCCAGGTCTTTTAACTGAAAATAAAAATCCGCCATACACTACCTTCCCTTCTCCCGTTTCACCATCATATAAATGACGATCGGTGCACCTAAAATGGATGTTACCGTACTGATATTCAGTTCCACCGGTGCAAGTGCCATTCTTGCGATCAGGTCACAGATCATACAGAAAACCGCCCCCGCAAAGAATGTTCCCGGAATAATCACGATCGGCTTTGATGTTCCGAACGCTTTTCTTGTCAGAAACGGAACTGCGATTCCCACAAAGGAGATCGGTCCTGCAAATGCAGTTACACTTGCGGACAGCACACTGGAAAGCAGGATCAGTACCACCCGGAAAACTTGAATATTCACACCCATACTCTGTGCATATGCTTCACCAAGCTGGTAGGCACTGACCGGTTTCGACAACAGGAACGTGCATACAAATGCGATCCCGACTACCACTGCCGCCACCTGCACATTGCTCCAGCTCATTCCTGAAAAACTTCCCTGCGACCAGCCATGCAGATTGACAATGTCTGAATCATCTGCAAATGTGACAACAAAATCTGTGATAGCAGAACAGATATAACCGATCATGATTCCCCCGACCAGCAGTGCCGCCATATGATGTACTTTTTTTGACATCAGAAGAATGAACCCCGTCGAGATCAGCGATCCGATAAACGCTGCCACGATCAGTGTATACGATGAAAAATGACCAATATATTTTAAAAAAATGATCATCGTCAGTGCTACGACCATTTTTGCCCCGGAAGAAATTCCAAGGACAAACGGTCCTGCAATGGGATTGGCAAAAAATGTCTGCAAAAGGAAACCGGACAAAGATAAGGCTCCTCCCAGCATCGCTGCCATCAGGATTCTCGGAAGGCGGATTCTCCAGATAATACTGTATTCCGTTGCCGCCCCGTCACGCAGAAAAAGAATCCTGAGGATCTTAGGAACGGAAATATGCACATTTCCTGTATTGATATTGAGTACCACTGTCACTGCAAATGCAATCACAAGCCCTGAAAATACAGCTATGTATCTGGCTCTCCGTCTGAGATTTTCTCCGTGAAAACTTGTATCTTTCATAGTTTCTCCATTATTTCATCTTCTCAAGGAAGGTCATTTCTTTCGGATCCCCATCCGTCAGCATCAGATGCATATCCATGATCAGTTCTCCAACCGTATCTGTTGCCTGATACAGGTTCTTTCCTGTATACCATACATTTCCTTCTTTTACTGCTTTAAATTCGGAAAACAAATTGCTCTTCGCTTCCAGGTCGCTGATACTCTTCACCTGCCCGTCGATTGTTCCGTTATAGATCAGATAATCTGCATCCACTGCTGTTGCATAAAATTCTTCCATAGTCAGTTTGACTGACGGAGCATTGCTGTCCACATTTTTCAGGTTCTTGAATGCATAACGTCCGCCTGCAATCTCAATCATGGAAGGGATATAATCTTCTGATTTTCTTACTACGATAGAACCGTCTGTATTCACATAAAAATATGCCACCGTCTTTTCTGTATTTTCAAAGCCTTTCAGCTTTTCGATCACCTGGGCCTGCTTTTCAAAAAAGCTGTCGGCTGCATCTTCTTTATTCAGCATTGCACCGTACAGTTTGATCCACTCGGTTCTGCCCAATGGGTGAGATTCATAACTGGAATAGTCCACAAAGACCGGTATATCCAGATCTTCGATCATCTCCTGTACTTTCGGAGTATGAAGGATCATGGTTGATTCTACGGCAAGATCACACTCTCCGTTCACCAGAGTCTCATAATC
This region includes:
- the thiS gene encoding sulfur carrier protein ThiS, with protein sequence MITVNGKEVKGQEEQTVADYLEENGYRMNRIAVELNGEILPKYKYSETRLKDGDSMEIVTFVGGG
- a CDS encoding FecCD family ABC transporter permease, producing the protein MKDTSFHGENLRRRARYIAVFSGLVIAFAVTVVLNINTGNVHISVPKILRILFLRDGAATEYSIIWRIRLPRILMAAMLGGALSLSGFLLQTFFANPIAGPFVLGISSGAKMVVALTMIIFLKYIGHFSSYTLIVAAFIGSLISTGFILLMSKKVHHMAALLVGGIMIGYICSAITDFVVTFADDSDIVNLHGWSQGSFSGMSWSNVQVAAVVVGIAFVCTFLLSKPVSAYQLGEAYAQSMGVNIQVFRVVLILLSSVLSASVTAFAGPISFVGIAVPFLTRKAFGTSKPIVIIPGTFFAGAVFCMICDLIARMALAPVELNISTVTSILGAPIVIYMMVKREKGR
- a CDS encoding ABC transporter substrate-binding protein; the protein is MKKKLCRITALLLAAVLSLGGCGQPGAGKKRTDSTQQTEETKNKKEDQSKSDKKGPEIDGLTYESTMDLTYATEFDVYDYKDGYKLLDVHEDRQYLVVPEGKEAPEGLSEDIVVLQQPLDHIYMAATAIMSLLDAVDAIDQVKFSGLNASGWYVEDAKKAMESGDMIYAGKYSEPDYETLVNGECDLAVESTMILHTPKVQEMIEDLDIPVFVDYSSYESHPLGRTEWIKLYGAMLNKEDAADSFFEKQAQVIEKLKGFENTEKTVAYFYVNTDGSIVVRKSEDYIPSMIEIAGGRYAFKNLKNVDSNAPSVKLTMEEFYATAVDADYLIYNGTIDGQVKSISDLEAKSNLFSEFKAVKEGNVWYTGKNLYQATDTVGELIMDMHLMLTDGDPKEMTFLEKMK
- a CDS encoding ABC transporter ATP-binding protein, which produces MADFYFQLKDLAVGYHGNPLIRDINIGIDKGEIVTLIGPNGSGKSTILKSITRQLKLIGGTVFFDDTSLMELSYKELSSKMAVVLTERIKTELMNCHDIVATGRYPYTGRLGILTKRDEELVEEAMEAVHAQELGNQDFNAISDGQRQRVLLARAICQEPEILILDEPTSFLDVKHKLELLAILEKMAREKKMTVIMSLHEIDLAQKVSDKIVCVQGENISHFGKPEEVFQEEIIRDLYGITNGSFDPRFGSIELPGIKGEPEVLVISSGGSGIPVYRKLRKERIPFAAGILYENDIDCELARQLAVEVITEKAFEEISDETFASAEKMIERCGRVIDAGVQIGTYNRRIGELLEQAERLGKLERAGTLK